From the genome of Deltaproteobacteria bacterium, one region includes:
- a CDS encoding DEAD/DEAH box helicase, with protein MKPPVVQLSVEGPRLDSPAYSGARRWLKEWGALSAFSKEIWSADVHLELPVALWTDAGKLPIEDAADEEQWVSQHEAFALLLGLDGQELRLESTGHIGAHEMCLHLKVDGTTPGNPRRVLPISWTALQTVEAFNSRSSKPQEAQLEVLGRLRAILDRAGTLLQGTRASVAFSLDDHLAQFKIRSLSRVAPVLEVDTRGRLFNVELEISTDDQSGVRLDLDDLHPDSPIISRPGREYLLLSPDVETVARAACRQRNILRRKAEALLENPTSWIPPGLDDFDKALDLSRYSDRVIGFTPFRIGRNAEVRSLGVDWYRTDRDPSVPFLRLEVTASDGRRHCLDLQTPASAQALLTQLTSRRTTNDPTPINVDGRAVHPSPELERCVREHLQTYQARVVSSAENEGAEPETPASTASGRALVAILRDPAEGSQPSAPQVLEIDEGLVPWATLERLLCPSLHLKPHQRAGVAWLWHHALSAQRAGDHPPGVLLADDMGLGKTLQIACFLALRRASTERVSLQLPSLVVCPTILLDNWLEELRRFFIESAFGRVLALHGERKRALRAPSGHLDPRRISAFDLILTNYQTLAGNQPSLLALDYDVVILDEAQNIKNPDTGCAIAARGLKKRFGICVTGTPVENRLSDLWSLFDFLRPGDPFSTFPKFKRDYDETAGSGVERIREALSYPAPTSRLLRRDKTALDLPPKTIVERRIPMTEAQMSRERIVTHVTRNKVLGILHDLQKLYQHPVLLSRAVAGTDSPTRTWKEVEEESPKIRLCLSILEEIEAKREKALVFTLWLQMQDLLAEIISRHFRLASVDIVNGDPERRRRALATIRRFSDGTGFDVLILSPLAAGTGLNIVAANHVIHYGRWWNPAKEDQATDRAHRIGQTRPVTVYYPLLHHPGDPEGGFDVKLHQLVEHKRSVARDFLRPQNDDLTLAELQLALGAGT; from the coding sequence ATGAAGCCGCCCGTCGTCCAGCTCAGCGTCGAAGGCCCACGCCTCGATTCTCCGGCGTATTCCGGAGCTCGCCGGTGGTTGAAGGAATGGGGCGCTCTGTCTGCCTTCTCGAAGGAGATTTGGTCGGCCGACGTGCACCTCGAGCTGCCGGTCGCCCTCTGGACCGATGCGGGAAAGCTGCCGATTGAGGACGCAGCGGACGAGGAGCAATGGGTCTCGCAACACGAAGCCTTCGCGCTGCTCCTCGGGCTCGACGGGCAGGAGCTTCGGCTCGAAAGCACCGGACACATCGGGGCCCACGAGATGTGCCTTCACCTCAAGGTCGATGGCACGACGCCCGGTAATCCGCGCCGCGTACTCCCCATCTCCTGGACGGCGCTGCAAACCGTGGAGGCCTTTAACTCCCGATCATCGAAGCCCCAGGAGGCACAGCTAGAGGTGCTCGGCCGGCTGCGTGCAATCCTTGACCGCGCCGGGACGCTCCTTCAGGGAACGCGGGCCTCAGTAGCATTCTCGCTCGATGATCACCTCGCGCAATTCAAGATTCGAAGCCTCAGCCGGGTGGCGCCGGTACTCGAGGTGGACACGCGCGGACGGCTCTTCAACGTCGAGCTTGAGATTTCGACGGATGATCAATCCGGCGTGCGGCTCGACCTCGACGACTTGCACCCCGACTCCCCGATTATCAGTCGTCCCGGACGCGAATACCTTCTGCTCTCTCCAGATGTCGAGACCGTGGCGCGAGCCGCCTGCCGTCAGCGCAACATTCTCCGACGGAAGGCTGAAGCTCTGCTGGAGAACCCGACCTCCTGGATCCCTCCCGGCCTCGACGACTTCGACAAGGCACTCGATCTTTCCCGCTATAGCGACCGCGTTATCGGGTTCACGCCCTTCCGCATCGGGCGCAACGCCGAGGTTCGATCTCTCGGGGTGGACTGGTATCGCACCGATCGCGACCCTTCAGTGCCCTTCCTCAGGCTTGAGGTCACCGCCTCGGACGGGCGGCGTCACTGTCTCGACCTGCAGACACCCGCAAGTGCTCAAGCTCTCCTTACGCAACTCACGTCGCGCCGGACCACGAACGACCCCACTCCTATCAACGTCGACGGCCGAGCGGTGCACCCATCCCCGGAGCTCGAGCGCTGCGTCAGAGAGCACCTCCAGACCTACCAGGCTCGGGTGGTGAGCTCGGCAGAAAACGAAGGTGCCGAGCCTGAGACCCCAGCCTCCACCGCGAGCGGCAGGGCCCTCGTGGCGATCCTCAGGGACCCCGCCGAGGGGTCCCAACCCTCGGCGCCGCAGGTCCTGGAGATCGACGAAGGCCTCGTACCCTGGGCGACGCTCGAGCGACTCCTATGCCCAAGCCTTCACCTCAAGCCCCATCAGCGCGCGGGCGTTGCGTGGCTCTGGCACCATGCACTTTCCGCACAAAGGGCCGGGGACCATCCGCCGGGAGTCCTACTCGCCGACGACATGGGACTGGGCAAGACCCTGCAGATCGCCTGCTTCCTGGCTCTTCGCCGAGCCTCGACGGAGAGGGTCTCGCTCCAACTACCGTCACTCGTCGTGTGTCCCACCATCCTCCTAGACAACTGGCTCGAGGAGTTGCGACGCTTCTTCATCGAATCGGCTTTCGGGCGAGTGCTCGCGCTCCACGGCGAGCGAAAGCGAGCGTTGCGGGCTCCTTCCGGCCACCTCGATCCGCGCAGGATTTCCGCCTTCGACCTGATCCTCACCAACTATCAAACGCTCGCCGGCAATCAACCCAGTCTCCTCGCGCTCGACTACGACGTGGTCATCCTCGACGAGGCGCAGAACATCAAGAACCCTGATACCGGGTGTGCCATCGCTGCCCGTGGCCTCAAGAAGCGCTTCGGCATCTGTGTCACGGGAACGCCCGTTGAGAACCGCCTCTCGGACCTTTGGTCCCTATTCGACTTCCTCCGGCCAGGGGATCCCTTCTCGACCTTCCCCAAGTTCAAGCGTGACTACGACGAGACGGCCGGTTCCGGAGTTGAGCGCATACGCGAGGCGCTCAGCTACCCGGCACCGACGTCCAGACTGCTCCGACGGGACAAGACGGCGCTCGACCTCCCGCCCAAGACCATCGTCGAACGCCGCATCCCCATGACCGAAGCGCAGATGAGTCGTGAAAGAATCGTCACCCACGTCACCCGGAACAAGGTCCTCGGAATCCTTCATGACTTGCAGAAGCTCTACCAGCATCCGGTCTTGCTCTCCCGCGCCGTAGCGGGAACCGATTCGCCCACTCGGACCTGGAAAGAGGTCGAAGAGGAGAGTCCGAAGATCCGCCTGTGCCTCTCCATTCTCGAGGAGATCGAAGCCAAGCGAGAGAAGGCGCTGGTCTTCACGCTCTGGCTGCAGATGCAGGACTTGCTCGCCGAGATCATCTCACGCCACTTCCGCCTCGCGAGCGTCGACATCGTGAACGGCGACCCCGAGCGCCGAAGGCGGGCCTTAGCGACTATTCGCCGCTTTTCCGACGGCACGGGGTTCGATGTTCTCATCCTCAGTCCTCTCGCTGCCGGTACCGGCCTGAACATCGTCGCGGCCAACCACGTCATTCACTATGGCCGCTGGTGGAACCCCGCCAAGGAGGATCAGGCGACGGACCGCGCCCACCGCATCGGCCAAACGCGCCCGGTCACCGTCTACTACCCTCTGCTCCACCATCCCGGGGACCCCGAGGGTGGCTTCGACGTGAAGCTCCACCAACTTGTAGAGCACAAGCGGAGCGTGGCCCGTGACTTCCTTCGGCCTCAAAACGACGACCTAACACTTGCGGAGCTGCAACTCGCCTTGGGAGCCGGCACGTGA
- a CDS encoding DEAD/DEAH box helicase has translation MLPPEATVISRARRFDGLAKVVRVSTIAGITQAVVEVLSSGAFLTVDAADLDPVDDALGCLRRGRFDSAWKYDLRTMATLLQVVSSRSAALTAARVDMLPHQVLTADRILSAPHANHLLADDVGMGKTVEVGLLLSALSSRKQAQRVLIITPAGLTLQWQEQLEALFGIYFDIFNRDFFDLRADAWSRFPRVIASLDALKRPKRKPALENTTDWDLLIVDEAHKLTARLEEDGSVRRTQNYQLLELLREKTRILICATATPHQGDDARFALLLHLLRPDLFSQKDPAKSLEANLPRLREVMTRNRKSEVTDAQGQPIFKGHDVRSVEVTPGDDELAFLEALETYVKVAYGAAKRLEEGRQRILALVMTTFLKLAASSPAAIRSALQNRLAGLTGARRPQRPRQEAQEQDARFEGEQQEKLEELFDPSFFEEEARYLKELVERAGRLGDGRKAAVFLEHVATLRSQPDFEGGVLIFTEYRATQEMLQASLAGTYPDTHIALIHGGMGLNAKRHSVEDLRTKGGFLISTEAGGEGLNLHENCHLLFNYDLPWNPMRLQQRIGRLERYGQKRRVLVLNLHNEGTLENKLRLYLDLKLAAVERALREVQDNPEDLHESILGTLEAEVDLPALYRRALTSDDGLARSQREIDEAIKCAQQATERMAALFSSLDRFSIGEWDRHQPEVSLEDIRGFTQTYFRGRRLDEQRPGLFSLATPPHLRTSPKIAARYDLLAFDREVLKRTPGAELFTFGHRLFDALIEQTTSYAHGGLLAKRTVHAGPELRGLEGLQLNYVLAAKHPDGRETRSFDTVFIDRELRPRPEAATALRKLYSAAGLRSLPPFCDAAFLEQAATLGNAEAERLLQQLIAELGPGVMPSYQLVTAAVVRFTLPRPDDPGLPDDEEVIEPDPPGSAP, from the coding sequence ATGCTTCCGCCTGAGGCCACCGTCATCTCCCGGGCTCGCCGCTTCGACGGCCTGGCCAAGGTCGTGCGCGTCTCCACCATCGCGGGCATAACGCAGGCTGTCGTCGAGGTGCTCTCGAGCGGAGCCTTCCTGACCGTCGACGCCGCCGACCTCGATCCCGTCGACGACGCGCTCGGCTGCCTCCGTCGCGGGCGCTTCGATTCCGCCTGGAAGTACGACCTGCGTACGATGGCCACGCTCCTGCAGGTGGTCAGCAGTCGCTCGGCCGCCCTCACCGCCGCGCGCGTCGATATGCTGCCGCACCAGGTGCTGACCGCCGACCGTATCCTCTCGGCCCCCCACGCCAACCACCTCCTCGCCGACGACGTCGGGATGGGCAAGACCGTCGAGGTTGGCCTCCTGCTCTCGGCGCTTTCCTCCCGCAAGCAGGCGCAACGCGTCCTGATCATCACCCCCGCCGGGCTCACGCTGCAGTGGCAGGAACAGCTCGAGGCCCTCTTCGGCATCTACTTCGACATCTTCAACCGGGACTTCTTCGACCTGCGGGCCGACGCCTGGAGTCGCTTTCCGCGCGTGATCGCCTCCCTCGATGCCCTCAAGCGGCCGAAGCGCAAGCCCGCCCTCGAGAACACGACCGACTGGGACCTCCTGATCGTCGACGAGGCCCACAAGCTCACCGCCCGCCTCGAAGAGGACGGCTCCGTGCGCCGCACGCAGAACTACCAGCTCCTCGAGCTCCTGCGAGAAAAGACGCGCATCTTGATCTGTGCCACCGCCACGCCGCACCAGGGTGACGACGCCCGCTTCGCCCTCCTCCTGCACCTCCTGCGCCCCGACCTCTTCTCCCAGAAGGATCCGGCCAAGTCCCTCGAGGCGAACCTGCCCAGGCTCCGCGAGGTCATGACCCGTAACCGCAAGTCCGAGGTCACGGATGCGCAGGGTCAGCCGATCTTCAAGGGGCACGACGTGCGCTCGGTCGAGGTCACGCCGGGCGACGACGAGCTGGCCTTCCTCGAGGCTCTCGAGACCTACGTCAAAGTAGCCTACGGCGCCGCCAAGCGCCTCGAGGAGGGACGCCAGCGGATCCTGGCCCTCGTAATGACGACGTTCCTCAAGCTCGCCGCGAGCAGCCCCGCCGCCATCCGCTCGGCTCTCCAGAACCGGCTGGCCGGGCTGACCGGCGCCCGACGGCCTCAACGCCCGCGTCAGGAGGCCCAGGAGCAGGACGCGCGCTTCGAGGGGGAGCAGCAGGAAAAGCTCGAGGAGCTCTTCGACCCGTCGTTCTTCGAGGAGGAGGCCCGCTACCTGAAGGAGCTCGTCGAGCGCGCCGGTCGACTGGGCGACGGACGCAAGGCCGCCGTCTTTCTCGAGCACGTGGCGACTCTCAGGAGCCAGCCGGACTTTGAAGGCGGCGTGCTCATCTTCACCGAATATCGCGCCACACAAGAGATGCTACAGGCCTCCCTCGCGGGCACCTATCCAGACACCCACATCGCGCTGATTCACGGCGGGATGGGCCTGAACGCCAAGCGTCACAGCGTGGAAGACCTCCGCACGAAAGGCGGCTTCCTGATCAGCACCGAGGCAGGGGGCGAGGGCCTCAACCTGCACGAGAACTGCCACCTCCTCTTCAACTACGACCTTCCCTGGAACCCCATGCGCCTGCAGCAACGCATCGGACGGCTCGAGCGCTACGGGCAGAAGCGGCGCGTGCTCGTCCTCAACCTGCACAACGAGGGGACTCTCGAGAACAAGCTGCGCCTCTACCTGGACCTGAAGCTCGCCGCCGTCGAGCGCGCGCTGCGCGAGGTCCAGGACAACCCCGAAGATCTTCACGAGTCCATTCTCGGCACCCTCGAGGCGGAGGTCGACCTGCCCGCGCTCTATCGCCGGGCTTTGACGAGCGACGACGGGCTCGCCCGGTCGCAGCGCGAGATCGACGAGGCCATCAAGTGCGCCCAGCAGGCCACCGAGAGAATGGCGGCCCTCTTCTCCTCGCTCGACCGCTTCAGCATCGGAGAGTGGGACCGCCACCAGCCGGAGGTCAGCCTCGAGGACATCCGGGGTTTCACCCAGACCTACTTCCGTGGCCGCCGTCTCGACGAGCAGAGGCCGGGGCTCTTCTCGCTCGCCACGCCTCCCCACCTGCGCACCTCCCCCAAGATCGCCGCGCGCTACGACCTGCTGGCCTTCGACCGGGAGGTGCTCAAGCGCACCCCGGGAGCCGAGCTCTTCACCTTCGGACACCGGCTCTTCGACGCGCTCATCGAGCAGACCACGAGCTACGCCCACGGTGGGCTCCTCGCCAAGCGCACCGTCCACGCGGGCCCCGAGCTCCGCGGCCTCGAGGGCCTGCAGCTCAACTACGTCCTCGCGGCCAAGCACCCCGACGGCCGAGAGACGCGCAGCTTCGACACCGTCTTCATCGACCGCGAGCTCCGCCCGAGGCCCGAGGCCGCGACCGCGCTGCGCAAGCTCTACTCCGCCGCCGGCCTGCGGAGCCTGCCCCCCTTCTGCGACGCCGCCTTCCTCGAGCAGGCCGCTACCCTCGGCAACGCCGAGGCCGAGCGCCTCCTGCAACAGCTCATCGCCGAGCTCGGCCCGGGCGTGATGCCCTCCTACCAGCTCGTCACCGCCGCCGTCGTGCGCTTCACCCTCCCGCGCCCCGACGACCCTGGGCTGCCTGACGACGAGGAGGTGATCGAGCCCGACCCTCCAGGGTCAGCGCCGTAA